A section of the Pedobacter sp. HDW13 genome encodes:
- a CDS encoding TatD family hydrolase: MIFTDTHTHLYYEQDAEKQAQLMERCFENNVNRLFLPNVDVKSIAMIDDLVAKYPANCYAMAGLHPCDVKEDYLSVLDEINASIVGRKIYAIGEIGIDLYWDKTTLAIQQDAFHKQIALAKDLGLPIVIHCREAFDEVFEVLESEKDEKLRGIFHCFTGNLAQAKQAIDLNFYLGIGGVVTYKKAGLDAVLADIPLSNVVLETDSPYLAPVPFRGKPNESSYLIYIAQKLADIYDAPIEEIAAVTTENSKKIFGV; encoded by the coding sequence ATGATTTTTACCGATACCCATACCCATTTATATTACGAGCAGGATGCCGAAAAGCAGGCGCAGTTAATGGAGCGCTGTTTTGAAAACAATGTGAACCGTTTGTTTCTGCCAAATGTAGATGTAAAATCGATTGCGATGATTGATGATCTTGTGGCAAAATATCCGGCAAATTGTTACGCTATGGCAGGTTTGCACCCTTGCGATGTAAAAGAAGATTACCTGAGTGTACTTGACGAAATCAATGCAAGTATTGTCGGACGGAAAATTTATGCCATCGGCGAAATTGGAATCGATTTATATTGGGATAAAACTACGTTGGCGATTCAGCAAGATGCCTTTCATAAACAGATTGCCTTGGCAAAAGATTTGGGGCTGCCGATCGTAATCCATTGCCGTGAAGCCTTTGATGAGGTTTTTGAAGTTTTGGAAAGTGAAAAGGACGAAAAACTTCGTGGAATTTTCCATTGCTTTACCGGTAATTTGGCACAGGCAAAACAGGCCATTGATTTAAATTTTTATTTGGGTATAGGCGGGGTTGTTACTTATAAAAAAGCAGGGCTGGATGCTGTGCTTGCTGATATTCCATTATCGAATGTTGTGCTGGAAACCGATTCGCCCTATCTGGCACCTGTGCCATTCCGGGGTAAACCCAACGAAAGCAGTTACCTGATTTATATTGCCCAGAAACTGGCTGATATTTATGACGCTCCTATCGAAGAGATTGCGGCAGTAACTACAGAGAATTCGAAAAAGATTTTTGGCGTTTAA